A stretch of the Nicotiana tabacum cultivar K326 chromosome 6, ASM71507v2, whole genome shotgun sequence genome encodes the following:
- the LOC107769234 gene encoding flavonol 3-sulfotransferase-like: protein MASLLSTQSSPLLTNGANKEKSQQQYPDIILSELPKERGWLTEHVHQYKDFWYSAGILQGLISLQQNFKPKPNDVLLASYPKSGTTWLKALLFAITNRTKYDYKTHPLLSSNPHELVHQLEAYAFKHPTNPTPNSSLMHSHLAFNSLPESILGGEDSNSKCKIVYVFRDPKDVLASCWHFVQKLRPKDLPMLSLQEAFDLFTKGCSPFGPFWDHVIGYYKASLEFPKSVFFLRYEDLKKDPIFHAKKLAEFLGQPFSLEEESEGIIEKITELCSFEKLSSLEVNKDGTHTGFFIPTIANNIFFRQGKVGDSKNHLSEEMIKVMDEITKQKLGFDLMNTSFSPQQNGKGIESDQNHSN, encoded by the coding sequence ATGGCAAGCTTACTATCTACCCAAAGCTCCCCTTTACTCACAAATGGTGCCAACAAAGAAAAAAGTCAGCAACAATATCCTGATATAATACTCTCTGAGCTTCCAAAAGAAAGAGGTTGGTTGACTGAACATGTTCACCAATACAAAGACTTTTGGTATTCCGCAGGAATACTACAAGGTCTAATATCTCTTCAGCAAAACTTTAAGCCAAAACCAAATGATGTCTTACTCGCCAGTTACCCAAAATCTGGTACCACATGGCTCAAGGCTCTTCTTTTTGCCATTACAAACCGAACAAAATATGATTATAAAACACACCCTTTGCTCTCTTCAAATCCACATGAGTTAGTACATCAGCTTGAGGCCTATGCATTTAAGCACCCAACAAATCCAACACCAAACTCTTCTCTTATGCATTCACATCTTGCCTTCAATTCTTTACCAGAGTCTATACTAGGTGGTGAAGACTCCAACTCCAAGTGCAAAATAGTGTACGTGTTTCGTGACCCAAAAGATGTGTTAGCTTCTTGCTGGCATTTTGTGCAGAAATTAAGACCCAAAGATCTGCCTATGCTTTCTCTACAAGAAGCTTTTGATCTATTTACTAAAGGGTGTTCCCCCTTTGGTCCATTTTGGGATCATGTAATAGGATATTATAAAGCAAGCTTAGAATTTCCAAAGAGTGTATTTTTCTTAAGGTATGAAGACTTGAAGAAAGATCCAATTTTTCATGCAAAGAAATTAGCAGAGTTCTTGGGTCAACCTTTTTCTTTGGAGGAAGAAAGTGAAGGCATAATAGAGAAAATAACAGAACTTTGCAGCTTTGAGAAGTTAAGTAGTTTGGAGGTGAATAAAGATGGTACACACACTGGATTTTTTATTCCTACAATTGCAAACAACATATTTTTCAGACAAGGAAAAGTAGGTGATTCCAAGAACCATCTTTCAGAGGAAATGATTAAGGTTATGGATGAAATCACAAAGCAAAAGTTGGGTTTTGATTTGATGAACACATCTTTTTCTCCCCAACAAAATGGTAAAGGGATTGAGTCGGACCAGAATCATAGCAACTAG